A stretch of DNA from Methanolinea mesophila:
AGAGCTCCACTACGGAGAGGGACGCACCGTCCTCTCCCACGAGGCGGATGGTCTCCGCGTTCTGCAGGACGAGACTCACCTTCGACGACCCCGACTCCGCCTCAACCAGGAGGAGGGGGCGCTTCTCGATCTTTACCCTGCCCACCACGGCGTCGGAGAGGTCTCCCTCCGCATCCGCGACCGTTACCCGGTCGCCGGTCTTCAGGTCCGAGAGGTACGCGGTCTTCCCCCCGGGGAGCAGGATGTACGCATGCACGGCGCCTGCATTAACCCGGAACGGGCGGGGGGCCACGTAAGGGTTCTCCATCGTTTCGGCATGGACCAGCAGGAAGGCCGAGGAGGTGTTCCCCACGAGCATCCCTTCACCCGGGGTGAGCAGGGTGCAGGTATCGACGCAGACCCGGTCCCCCATGCCCACCGGCCGTATCGCGGTGACGGTGAAGGGTACCAGCTCGGCATGCCCGGAAGATTTTCTGACCGCGAGGCCCACCTTTCTCACCATCGCAGGGTCGCATGTCCGGAGTACCACTCCCTTTACCCCTTTCTCAAGGACGGAAAGTGCCAATGCCGCCTCTTTCTCATCTTTGACGACTGCGTAGATCCGGTCGGACTGGGCGACCAGGTTCTCCAGGGGGATCACCGTCCAGTCGCTCGTGGAGACTATCACCGGGCCCTGCACGGATCGTTTCACCGCCTCTTCTTCGTCCGCTTTGCCCTTGATGGTCACCTCGAAGACATCTTTTCCCGGGACCATGTCTCCGTCCGGTGCCACCACCACGATCCTGGAGAGCTCCTTGGCGTTCGACGCCCGGTCGACGACGAGCACGTCCGCCCCGCTCTCGAGCGCCGTGGTGGCGATATTCTTATCCCAGGGGCGGATATCGACCCAGAACTCCTTCATTCCATCTCCTTTAATGCCCGCGCCGGCTCGACGTTGTGGTGCACGACCTTGCAGAGCGCCTGGATGAACTCTTTCGGGTTGTCCCGCTGGAACGCGTTCCTTCCCATGCAGACCCCGGCACCCCCCGCGTGCACCGCTTCCCGGATGGTCTGCAGGGTCTCCAGGTCGCCGGCCTTCTCCCCGCCTGCAACCAGCACCGGGACGGAGCAGGCTTTGACGATCTTCTCGAACGCCGCCTGGTTCCCCGGGTAGTTGGTCTTGATCAGGTCGGCACCCAGTTCCTCGGCAACCCTGACGCAGTGCCCCACCGCCTGGGGTGAGAACGGGTCGATACCCTTCCCCCGGGGGTAGATCATCACCAGGAGGGGCATGCCCCAGCGGTTGCAGTCCTTCACGATCTTTCCCGCGGATTCGAGCATCTTCGACTCGTTCGGCGCCCCCAGGTTTATATGGATGGATACCGCATCCGCTCCGAGGGCCACCGCTTCTTCCACGGTGCAGACCAGCACCTTGTCGTTCGGGTCGGGGTTGAGCGAGGTGCCGGCGGAGAGGTGGATGATAAGCCCGATATCTCTCCCGTGACGCCGGTGACCCCTCTTGACGAGCCCCTTATGCAGTACGATCGCGTTTGCTCCCCCGTCGCTGACCTGCGAGATGATCCAGGTCATATCGAGCAGCCCCTCGATCTGGCCGAGGGTAAACCCGTGGTCCATAGGAATTATCACCGTTTTGCCGGTGTTCCTGTCCATTATCCTCTCGATTCTGATCTCTTTTCCAATCATTGTTTCATTCCCCGAGAATTTTCATTGCTTCTTCGACACTCATACCCTGGTGGATTATCGCCGCTGCCGCCCTTATGAACAGGTCCGGCGTCCTGTGCTGGAAGGCGTTTCTCCCGATGGAGATCCCCGCGGCTCCGCCCTCCATTGCTCCCTCGATCATCTGCAGGGTGGCAAGGTCGCTGGTCTTTGACCCTCCGGCGACCACCACCGGTACCGGGCATCCCCGGGTCACCACCCTGAAACTCTCGGGGTCTCCGGTATAAACCGTTTTCACCAGGTCCGCCCCGAGCTCCGCCGCAACCCTGGCCGCGAGCGCCACGTGCTCGACCTGGTGTTCGTTCTCTATCTTCCTCCCCCGGGGGTACATCATCGCGAGGAGCGGCATTCCCCACTCCATGCACTCGACCGCGACCCTTCCCAGGTCGGAGAGCATCCTCGCCTCCGAGTCCGCTCCCACGTTGATGTGCATCGATACCGCATCCGCCCCCATCTTCATCGCGTTGGTCACCGAATTGACCAGGACCTTGTCGTTGGGGTCCGGCCCGATGGAGGTGCTGGCCGAGAGGTGGAGGATCAGGCCGATGTCCCTCCCTCCCTGCCGGTGCCCGTAGAGTGCGAGCCCGACGTGCCCGAGCACGGCGTTTGCGCCTCCTTCCGCCACGAGGTCCACCGCCCTCCCCATATCGATCAGTCCGTCGATAGGGCCGTTGGTCACCCCGTGGTCCATGGGGACTATGATGGTCTTCTTCGTGTTGCGATCCATGATACGTTCCAGACGAATCTCTTTTCCTCTCATAACAACAACCTCCGCCCTGAAATTCCGCCAGATTATGCGGTTTTCAGAGCGAAAAAAACCCAAAATAACTAAAATAGTCAAAAGTGCAGCCGAGAGCCCGGGCTCCTTCGTTTAACGATGGAGAAACCGGCCGGCCGGGGAGCGCCCTTCGGGCCATGCAAGGAACACAGACTTCGCTAACGGTGGTAAAAACACTCACCGGCGAAAAAACACTCACCTTGCATAGTCAATATGGTTTGCCATCCTTGTATAAAAAGGCTGGGGATACAGGGTCCGCCCCCGATCGGGCCCGGTTCACTGGCATTCGAGGCCCGGCGTCGGGCCACGCAAGGGCGGATCGGCACCCCGGACATCCCACCTTCATCAAAGTGTTGTTTATTGGTCGCCCGATCCGGAGGTATCCGCCCAGGGCTCGAAAAATGAAATTGCACAAAAAATGAATGAGAATCTGACCGAAAATGTCACTTTTTCGGTTTCTTGATGGAGATGACATCTCCGAGGGTGGGCACGACCTTTCCGGCTTTCTTCCGCTCCTCGGCTTCTTCTGGGACGTCCAGCAGCCTGATGCCCAGGGCCCGTTCTATCTTTACCCGCACGTCGTCCTCGGGGATGAGGTCTCCTTTCTCGATCTTCTTGATCAGGAGCTCTTTCTCCTTGATCGACATCGCAAGGTCCTTCTGGGTCAGCCCCTGCTGCATCCGGGCATTCCTGATCCGCTCCCCATAATCGTCGACGATCTCTCCTTCGATCAGGTCGAGGACATCTCGCGACTTGCGCACCGGGAGGCTCATCGCAGGTTTGGCAGCCCCGGGCCTTTTGGGTTCGGTCTTCTTCGGCTGCATGACCTCGGTCCCGTACCGGGCACACTGGCCGCAGACGTCGAGCACCGCTCCCTCAATCCTTACCCTCTTTGGCTGGCCCTGAATCGTGGCGCCACACATTTCGCACTGCATATGCCTCGCAAACTCTTTATAATCATTTTTCCCTATATACTTAATTGAGGCATTAAATGGCAGAGAGCGCCAGGCAACCGAAGGAACCTCAGAATCCGGAAGAGCTGTACAGGTACCTGCTCGACCGGGTGACCAATATGGAGACCCGGAACCTGGAGCTCAGGGAGCAGCTGCGCCAGGTGGAGTCCGATAAGAGGTATATCGAGACCCAGAAGATACGATACGAGCGGGAAGTGCGGAAATTAAAGAGCGAGATCGAGCAGCTCCGAAGCCCGCCCCTGGTTATCGGGACCATTACCGACGTCCTTGACGCGAACCGTGTTATTATACGGAGCAGTGCAGGACCGAGGTTCCTGGTCAAGAGCTCGCTCTGCATCGACCCGGAAAATCTCAAGCCGGGACTCCGGGTAACCCTGAACCAGCAGTCGCTCGCGGTGGTCGACGTCCTCCCGGAGAGCTATGACGCGCAGGTGTACGGCATGGAGGTGGTCGAGACTCCCGAAGAGAGTTATTCGGATATCGGGGGACTCGAACAGCAGGTTATCGAGATCCGTGAGGCAGTCGAGCTGCCCCTGAAAAGGCCCGAACTCTTCGAGAAGATCGGGATCGAACCTCCGAAAGGGGTGCTGCTCCATGGCCCTCCGGGAACCGGCAAGACCCTCCTCGCCCGGGCGGTCGCACACGAAACGAATGCATACTTCCTCAGGGTGGTCGGGTCCGAACTGGTCCAGAAATACATAGGGGAAGGGGCACGGCTCGTCCGGGAACTCTTCGACCTGGCCAAGAAGAAATCCCCGACCATCATCTTCATCGACGAGATCGATGCGGTCGGCGCCACCCGGAGCGACACCACCACGTCGGGCGACCGCGAGGTGCAGCGGACACTGATGCAGCTTCTGGCCGGGATGGACGGGTTCGAACGCCGGGGTGACGTTAAGATCATCGGTGCGACGAACCGGATCGATATCCTCGACCGGGCCCTGCTCCGGCCGGGAAGGTTCGACCGTATTATTGAGATACCACTCCCCGGAGTACAGGGGAGATACAGCATCCTCGAGGTCCATACCCGGGGAATGACCCTGGAGGACGATGTTGACCTGATGGAGATCGCCACCCTCACCGAAGGGAAGAATGGTGCGGACCTGCGGGCCATCTGCATGGAGGCGGGGATGTTCGCCATCCGGCGGGAGCATGACGCGGTCACCCGGGAGGACTTCCTGAAGGCAATCGACAAGATCGGGCTCGATTTCGAGCAGCACCGGCCCCTTGGAAACATCGGGGCGATGTTTGCCTGATTTTTTTCATCCTCTTTTCGTCCATTCTCTTTCCGCAAATACTTCGAAGACCGCAGGGTAATGTAGGGGTCCCGGATTCTTTCCGACACCAGGTGCGGGTCCGATTAACCCTCCAAAGTCACGGATAATATGATATCCGGCGTGATATCCGGAAAAAATTCCGAATTTATCAAAAATCATTAAATATTACAAAAAAAACTATTTTCTCCAGAGGCATTGAAAAAATGAGTTTTCTCAAGGAGTTCAAGGACTTTTTGTACGAATACAAGATCATAGGTCTTGCAATCGCGTTCATCATGGGCCTGGCCGCAAACCAGTTGATCAAATCCCTGGTAGACAACATCATCATGCCGATCATCACCCCGTTCATCCCGGGCGGGGCATGGCAGACGGCGACCCTGCTGCTTGGCCCTATCGTCATCAGCTGGGGTGCGTTCCTTGGGGACCTGGTCTACTTCATTATCGTCGCGCTGGTGATCTTCCTGATCGCAAAGAAACTTTTAAAAGAAGAGAAGGTGGAGAAAAAATAACAGTTGCAGCGTGTTGAATTTTTATTTTTCAGGACTTTACAGGAAGGAGCGACATACCAGTTTTTGATTTCTTCAGGGAACCCCGTCGCGGTGTTATCCGGGAACTCCCTGAAAAAAGCAGAATGAAGGTCAACATTAAAGGGCCCTTTACGACCATTCGGGTCTGATACTAAACCCCGGATCCCTTCGGATTACAGCGTCTCGAACTCGTGTGCCGAGCACCAGACTTCCAGTCCCTGGTCCGTACCTTCCGGTGCAGGGTTCATGGCCTCGCCGGCAGCCATCGCCCGGTCCTCGATGACCTCGCAGTCCCGGATCCCGATGCACCGGCGATACGGCCAGGGCGGCTGGAGGATCACGCTCCTGTCATAGTACACCTGCTGTGCCAGCGCGTGCGTGCAGTAAATCCCGGGCGAGACCTCGAAGAAGACCTCCCGCATATAGCGCCGGACGTACCAGCGAAGGTCCGCGACAAGCGAGAGGGCGCTCCCGAGCGTGGAGATGCGGACGATCATCCCCACGGGAACCTTCTCGGGGTGGTAAAACCGGAGGGCCCGCCGGCTCGTCTCGGAGAGCAGGAGGGCCGAATACAGGTCCACCCCCTCCTTCTGGAGCAACAGGATCCTCATCGTTCACCCCTATGTGCTATTTATCATGAATCACGGAAATATTTTGCCCGGATTCGTACGGAAAAAACCGGATTTTAAAAAATCGTGTGATCCATTTGATGGAAACAGGCCGACGGAATGAAATGCCGGAGGCATTTTCATTGTTAAAAAATGAGGTCAGGTATACATCCTGGTGTCTACCAGGACCTCTGCCTTGACCTTCTTCACCGCGTCGATGAAGTCCTGCTGGGAGACCCCGCTCGCCTCCCTCC
This window harbors:
- a CDS encoding 3-dehydroquinate synthase II, with the protein product MKEFWVDIRPWDKNIATTALESGADVLVVDRASNAKELSRIVVVAPDGDMVPGKDVFEVTIKGKADEEEAVKRSVQGPVIVSTSDWTVIPLENLVAQSDRIYAVVKDEKEAALALSVLEKGVKGVVLRTCDPAMVRKVGLAVRKSSGHAELVPFTVTAIRPVGMGDRVCVDTCTLLTPGEGMLVGNTSSAFLLVHAETMENPYVAPRPFRVNAGAVHAYILLPGGKTAYLSDLKTGDRVTVADAEGDLSDAVVGRVKIEKRPLLLVEAESGSSKVSLVLQNAETIRLVGEDGASLSVVELSPGDRILGCIMEGGRHFGMAVKEHITEK
- a CDS encoding 2-amino-3,7-dideoxy-D-threo-hept-6-ulosonate synthase, which gives rise to MIGKEIRIERIMDRNTGKTVIIPMDHGFTLGQIEGLLDMTWIISQVSDGGANAIVLHKGLVKRGHRRHGRDIGLIIHLSAGTSLNPDPNDKVLVCTVEEAVALGADAVSIHINLGAPNESKMLESAGKIVKDCNRWGMPLLVMIYPRGKGIDPFSPQAVGHCVRVAEELGADLIKTNYPGNQAAFEKIVKACSVPVLVAGGEKAGDLETLQTIREAVHAGGAGVCMGRNAFQRDNPKEFIQALCKVVHHNVEPARALKEME
- a CDS encoding 2-amino-3,7-dideoxy-D-threo-hept-6-ulosonate synthase is translated as MRGKEIRLERIMDRNTKKTIIVPMDHGVTNGPIDGLIDMGRAVDLVAEGGANAVLGHVGLALYGHRQGGRDIGLILHLSASTSIGPDPNDKVLVNSVTNAMKMGADAVSMHINVGADSEARMLSDLGRVAVECMEWGMPLLAMMYPRGRKIENEHQVEHVALAARVAAELGADLVKTVYTGDPESFRVVTRGCPVPVVVAGGSKTSDLATLQMIEGAMEGGAAGISIGRNAFQHRTPDLFIRAAAAIIHQGMSVEEAMKILGE
- a CDS encoding multiprotein bridging factor aMBF1 is translated as MQCEMCGATIQGQPKRVRIEGAVLDVCGQCARYGTEVMQPKKTEPKRPGAAKPAMSLPVRKSRDVLDLIEGEIVDDYGERIRNARMQQGLTQKDLAMSIKEKELLIKKIEKGDLIPEDDVRVKIERALGIRLLDVPEEAEERKKAGKVVPTLGDVISIKKPKK
- a CDS encoding proteasome-activating nucleotidase: MAESARQPKEPQNPEELYRYLLDRVTNMETRNLELREQLRQVESDKRYIETQKIRYEREVRKLKSEIEQLRSPPLVIGTITDVLDANRVIIRSSAGPRFLVKSSLCIDPENLKPGLRVTLNQQSLAVVDVLPESYDAQVYGMEVVETPEESYSDIGGLEQQVIEIREAVELPLKRPELFEKIGIEPPKGVLLHGPPGTGKTLLARAVAHETNAYFLRVVGSELVQKYIGEGARLVRELFDLAKKKSPTIIFIDEIDAVGATRSDTTTSGDREVQRTLMQLLAGMDGFERRGDVKIIGATNRIDILDRALLRPGRFDRIIEIPLPGVQGRYSILEVHTRGMTLEDDVDLMEIATLTEGKNGADLRAICMEAGMFAIRREHDAVTREDFLKAIDKIGLDFEQHRPLGNIGAMFA
- a CDS encoding large conductance mechanosensitive channel protein MscL, with the translated sequence MSFLKEFKDFLYEYKIIGLAIAFIMGLAANQLIKSLVDNIIMPIITPFIPGGAWQTATLLLGPIVISWGAFLGDLVYFIIVALVIFLIAKKLLKEEKVEKK
- a CDS encoding DUF5804 family protein, giving the protein MRILLLQKEGVDLYSALLLSETSRRALRFYHPEKVPVGMIVRISTLGSALSLVADLRWYVRRYMREVFFEVSPGIYCTHALAQQVYYDRSVILQPPWPYRRCIGIRDCEVIEDRAMAAGEAMNPAPEGTDQGLEVWCSAHEFETL